A window of Spiroplasma syrphidicola EA-1 contains these coding sequences:
- the mreB gene encoding rod shape-determining protein, with the protein MRPDSRPFISLDLGTANILAYVSGQGVVYNEPSLMAYDNKTNTLVALGKSAYDMIGKTHDQIRMVTPLVDGVIADMEAAQDLLKHIFSRMKMMNIWKNSVVLLACPSGVTELEREALKNVARDMGADLVIIEEEAKMAALGAGINIDLPQGHLIIDIGGGTTDLAIISSGDIVVSRSIKVAGNHFDDDIRKYIRSEYNIAIGQKTAEDVKRSIGSLVKYHNERSMQIYGRDIVSGLPKEAKITSEEIRNVLLNAFSKVTDLVIELLENTPPELAGDIMRNGITICGGGALIRNIDKYFFDIFQLPTRTASDPLNCVIEGTKVYEKVIKKNIENGKYDWQKRDLLSSLGKKRK; encoded by the coding sequence GTGAGACCAGATTCTAGACCATTTATTTCCCTTGATTTAGGAACAGCTAATATTTTAGCTTATGTTTCAGGACAAGGAGTTGTCTACAATGAACCATCATTAATGGCATATGACAACAAAACTAATACCCTAGTTGCATTAGGAAAAAGTGCATATGACATGATCGGAAAAACACATGATCAAATTAGAATGGTAACACCATTAGTTGATGGAGTTATCGCAGATATGGAAGCTGCACAAGATTTATTAAAACACATTTTCTCAAGAATGAAAATGATGAACATTTGAAAAAACTCAGTTGTTTTACTAGCATGTCCTAGTGGAGTTACTGAATTAGAAAGAGAAGCCTTAAAAAATGTTGCCCGTGATATGGGAGCTGACTTAGTTATTATTGAAGAAGAAGCTAAAATGGCTGCTTTAGGAGCAGGAATCAACATTGATTTACCACAAGGTCACTTAATTATCGATATCGGTGGAGGAACAACTGATTTAGCTATTATCTCATCAGGAGATATCGTAGTTTCAAGATCAATTAAAGTTGCTGGAAACCACTTCGATGATGATATTCGTAAATACATTCGTTCAGAATACAACATTGCAATTGGACAAAAAACTGCTGAAGACGTTAAACGTTCAATCGGTTCATTAGTAAAATACCACAATGAACGTTCAATGCAAATTTATGGACGTGATATTGTTTCAGGATTACCAAAAGAAGCAAAAATTACTTCAGAAGAAATCAGAAATGTCTTATTAAACGCCTTTTCAAAAGTTACAGACTTAGTAATTGAATTATTAGAAAATACACCACCTGAATTAGCTGGAGATATCATGCGTAATGGAATCACAATCTGTGGAGGGGGAGCATTAATTAGAAATATTGATAAATACTTCTTTGATATCTTCCAATTACCAACAAGAACTGCATCAGATCCATTAAACTGTGTTATTGAAGGTACAAAAGTGTATGAAAAAGTTATTAAGAAAAACATTGAAAATGGTAAATATGACTGACAAAAAAGAGATTTATTATCATCACTTGGTAAAAAAAGAAAATAA
- a CDS encoding DHH family phosphoesterase produces the protein MFEQLLKILKEHDNFIILRHIEPDCDALGSQLGLKALLNDNFPTKKVLVGGKLPTELSFIGQMDQLQEKDFKDAVVLITDTATTGRIDLENEKWLTTAKLVVKIDHHPNLDQYGDVMVVDASYPATCELLTDFITTTNLKLSPTAAHLLFLGLVTDTERFLYRSVSERTFAMAYHLTKAKFDLSAAYDEIYAINPNLARLKGYILSNFTLTPEGLAYIKITKELLKEFKAQNPHQIALWVNILGDIKGAKIWMMFVESKDYIRIEFRSRYFAVNKIASKFNGGGHQVAAGAKVYDWASVELVIQEATTLLK, from the coding sequence ATGTTTGAACAACTTTTAAAAATTTTAAAAGAGCATGATAATTTTATTATTTTGCGCCATATTGAACCCGATTGTGATGCATTAGGAAGTCAATTAGGGCTTAAAGCACTATTAAATGATAATTTCCCAACTAAAAAAGTTTTAGTTGGGGGAAAATTACCAACAGAACTATCTTTTATTGGTCAAATGGATCAATTACAAGAAAAAGATTTTAAAGATGCCGTTGTTTTAATTACTGATACGGCAACAACAGGACGGATTGATTTGGAAAATGAAAAATGGTTAACAACAGCAAAATTGGTTGTTAAAATTGATCATCATCCTAATCTTGACCAATATGGTGATGTAATGGTTGTTGATGCTAGTTATCCAGCAACATGTGAATTACTAACAGATTTTATTACAACAACAAATTTAAAATTATCACCAACAGCTGCCCACTTATTATTTTTAGGATTGGTAACTGATACTGAACGATTTTTATACCGCTCAGTATCAGAACGAACATTTGCAATGGCCTATCATTTAACTAAAGCAAAATTTGATTTATCTGCTGCTTATGATGAAATTTATGCCATTAATCCTAACTTAGCTCGACTAAAAGGTTATATTCTATCTAATTTCACCTTAACACCAGAAGGGTTAGCTTATATTAAGATTACTAAAGAGTTACTTAAAGAGTTTAAAGCCCAAAATCCGCATCAAATTGCCTTATGAGTTAATATTCTTGGTGATATTAAAGGAGCCAAAATATGAATGATGTTTGTTGAAAGTAAGGACTATATCCGGATTGAATTTCGTTCACGTTATTTTGCTGTTAATAAAATTGCCAGCAAATTTAATGGTGGAGGCCACCAAGTTGCGGCTGGCGCAA
- the mreB gene encoding rod shape-determining protein: MALFNSTGNKKPTFVSMDLGTANTLVYVAGSGIVYNEPSIVAYKIKENRIIAVGNEAYKMIGKGNKSIRIVRPMVDGVITDIRATEAQLRYIFGKLRISKQLRHSIMLLACPSVITELEKAALKKIATNLGANKVFVEEEVKMAALGGGVDIYKPVGNLVVDMGGGTTDIAVIASGDIVLSKSVKVAGNYLNDEIQKFIRSQYGLEIGSKTGEQIKIEIGSLSKYPDERRMKVYGRDVVSGLPREIEVTPEEIREVLKVPVSRIIDLTVQVLEETPPELAGDIFRNGITICGGGALIKGIDRYFTDTLQLPAKIGEQPLLAVINGTKKFESDIFDILRQEAMHTKELNY; this comes from the coding sequence ATGGCACTATTTAATAGTACAGGAAACAAAAAACCAACTTTCGTTTCTATGGACTTAGGAACTGCTAATACTTTAGTATACGTTGCTGGGTCAGGGATCGTTTATAACGAACCTTCAATCGTTGCTTACAAAATTAAAGAAAACAGAATTATTGCTGTAGGTAATGAAGCATACAAAATGATTGGTAAAGGAAACAAATCAATTAGAATTGTTCGTCCAATGGTTGACGGAGTTATTACAGATATTAGAGCAACTGAAGCTCAATTAAGATACATCTTTGGAAAATTACGTATTTCAAAACAATTACGTCACTCAATTATGTTATTAGCTTGTCCATCTGTAATTACAGAATTGGAAAAAGCAGCGTTGAAAAAAATCGCAACTAACCTAGGAGCAAACAAAGTCTTCGTTGAAGAAGAAGTTAAAATGGCTGCTCTTGGAGGAGGAGTTGATATCTACAAACCTGTTGGAAACTTAGTAGTTGATATGGGTGGGGGAACAACAGATATAGCTGTTATTGCTTCAGGAGATATCGTATTATCAAAATCAGTTAAAGTTGCTGGAAACTATTTAAATGATGAAATTCAAAAATTCATTCGTTCACAATATGGACTAGAAATTGGTTCAAAAACTGGTGAACAAATTAAAATTGAAATCGGATCATTATCAAAATATCCAGATGAAAGAAGAATGAAAGTATATGGACGTGACGTTGTTTCAGGATTACCTCGTGAAATCGAAGTTACACCAGAAGAAATCAGAGAGGTATTAAAAGTACCAGTTTCAAGAATTATTGACTTAACAGTTCAAGTATTAGAAGAAACACCACCTGAATTAGCTGGAGATATCTTCAGAAATGGAATTACAATTTGTGGAGGGGGAGCCTTAATTAAAGGAATCGACCGTTACTTCACAGATACATTACAATTACCAGCAAAAATTGGTGAACAACCATTATTAGCTGTAATTAATGGTACTAAAAAATTCGAATCAGATATTTTTGATATTTTAAGACAAGAAGCTATGCACACTAAAGAATTAAATTACTAA
- the phnC gene encoding phosphonate ABC transporter ATP-binding protein, with product MIKFENVNKVWPNGVHALKDVNLEIAEGEFVAVIGLSGAGKTTLLRTINKMNTINSGTINITVNEKNKAGKVEQVSYLVNKLSGRKLRRLRTKIGLMSQDYNNIGQQTVLKNVLNARVAKMGFWQSLIGWFTKKDKIIALSSLEKLHILDRAYIRAENLSGGQQQRIALARTLAQKPQLIIADEPVSALDPILANQVMNDFKRINEEEKIIVIMNIHHVELALKYATRIVGVKAGEIVFDGKAKDVTPEILKDIYGETYEKTE from the coding sequence ATGATAAAGTTTGAAAATGTTAATAAAGTCTGGCCAAATGGTGTTCATGCCTTAAAAGATGTTAATTTAGAAATTGCCGAAGGAGAATTTGTTGCTGTCATTGGGTTATCAGGGGCAGGAAAAACTACCTTATTAAGAACAATTAATAAAATGAACACTATTAATTCAGGAACAATTAATATTACCGTGAATGAAAAAAATAAAGCTGGTAAAGTTGAGCAAGTTAGCTACCTAGTAAATAAATTAAGTGGTCGTAAACTACGTCGATTACGAACAAAAATTGGTTTAATGTCCCAAGATTATAATAATATTGGCCAACAAACAGTTTTAAAAAATGTCTTAAATGCCCGTGTGGCAAAAATGGGCTTTTGACAAAGTTTGATTGGTTGATTTACTAAAAAAGATAAGATTATTGCCCTATCTTCATTAGAAAAACTTCATATTCTTGATCGCGCATATATTCGTGCCGAAAACTTATCTGGTGGGCAACAACAACGAATTGCGTTAGCTAGAACATTGGCTCAAAAACCGCAATTAATTATTGCCGATGAACCAGTTTCTGCCTTAGACCCAATTTTGGCTAATCAAGTAATGAATGATTTTAAACGAATTAATGAAGAGGAAAAAATTATTGTCATTATGAATATTCACCACGTTGAATTAGCTTTAAAATATGCAACAAGAATTGTTGGGGTTAAAGCTGGGGAAATTGTTTTTGATGGAAAAGCAAAAGATGTTACACCAGAAATATTAAAAGATATTTATGGTGAGACATATGAAAAAACAGAATAA
- a CDS encoding PhnD/SsuA/transferrin family substrate-binding protein, whose product MKKILSVLATTSIMTAATSSVVACNSGNNLIITFIPSRDPIEVLKTVKPLENLLKTKLKEKDSSFAMNIKIVTSTSYEAAGEALKNGKTALVFLPTGTYSNYRGTKQENGTYDKAGVLLSAARASMIPDLNYFKDDLGAAEAKEIDPADSWGISKAYNEITDQHKITSPDQASELLEDQTKEAQYYRSLIYANKDFLAENHYDLSKFATAEEYKTATIDLLKKGLDEKKLFMGKGTTSNASVLYPLLWMKNTLGMSPEEIAQIYTQKQEQQSYTQIASSLATGQAAIGVGYGDIRRDILNNADIEKAYDKVAVIGAGNAILNDGIEYSRQWFSGRSDLLANLRTSFKDLIADKNNKNIFDVYSHTSYSSPADDATGPEISAWEANLDSLYTKANETLKDITDIIKDVA is encoded by the coding sequence ATGAAAAAAATACTTTCAGTTCTTGCGACAACATCAATTATGACAGCCGCAACATCATCGGTTGTTGCTTGTAATAGTGGGAATAATTTAATTATTACTTTTATCCCCTCTCGTGATCCGATTGAAGTTCTAAAAACGGTTAAACCATTAGAAAATTTATTGAAAACTAAACTAAAAGAAAAAGATAGCAGTTTTGCAATGAATATTAAAATTGTAACTTCAACAAGTTATGAAGCTGCTGGGGAAGCGTTAAAAAATGGTAAAACAGCTTTAGTTTTCCTACCAACAGGAACTTATTCAAATTACCGTGGTACAAAACAAGAAAACGGAACTTATGACAAAGCGGGAGTTTTATTATCTGCTGCTCGTGCCTCAATGATTCCGGATTTAAACTATTTTAAAGATGATTTAGGAGCAGCGGAAGCAAAAGAAATTGATCCAGCTGATTCATGAGGAATATCTAAAGCTTATAATGAAATTACTGATCAACATAAAATTACTTCACCAGATCAAGCTAGTGAATTGTTAGAAGATCAAACAAAAGAAGCACAATACTATCGTTCATTGATTTATGCTAATAAAGATTTCTTAGCAGAAAATCATTATGACTTAAGTAAATTTGCAACAGCAGAAGAATATAAAACTGCAACAATTGATTTATTGAAAAAAGGTCTGGATGAGAAAAAATTATTCATGGGAAAAGGAACAACTTCAAATGCTTCTGTATTATACCCATTATTATGAATGAAAAATACATTAGGAATGAGTCCTGAAGAAATTGCCCAAATTTATACTCAAAAACAAGAGCAACAAAGTTATACCCAAATTGCTAGTTCATTAGCAACAGGACAAGCAGCAATTGGTGTTGGTTATGGTGATATTCGTCGTGATATTTTAAATAATGCTGACATCGAAAAAGCTTATGACAAAGTTGCTGTTATTGGGGCAGGTAATGCTATTTTAAATGACGGAATTGAATACTCACGTCAATGATTTTCAGGACGCAGTGATTTATTAGCTAACCTTCGTACATCATTTAAAGACTTAATTGCTGATAAAAATAATAAAAACATCTTTGATGTTTATAGCCATACTAGTTATAGTTCACCAGCTGATGACGCAACTGGCCCAGAAATTAGCGCTTGAGAAGCAAACTTAGACTCACTTTATACTAAAGCCAACGAAACTTTAAAAGATATTACAGATATCATTAAAGATGTTGCATAG
- a CDS encoding PhnE/PtxC family ABC transporter permease, translated as MFRRKLTALSATKPLVINHHPVYRPKKIFFWSLFIVIVILVILGFQFISPDWGEFFTSFTGLGERIKELLHWDFNSFKEIPAIGQQKSFLARSFISIWDTIVMALSGTVIGIIIAVPVSILASKNIINNTFFNRFCKILLAIFRTIPSFAYALILVGFFGFNNLTVSIAVAIFTFAISAKMLYDKIEQVKMAPFETMLATGANRFRSFRAAILPQVIPHILSTVFYALETNLRYISIIGLVAKVGIGNLIDNNAQLQQWDRVGWLLFLLILTIVCLEILIYVLRKWVIFDQDKILDEKERKKMLNPTLRRTRKNNLLFYYHEIILADWKLKKKNVYQQYQQKAITKEQFIIEKQALKLERQNLIAQGKKDYLAHLELDRQKFAEIKAAYPATPKKWFIYSEKVGQLVRYDKVYLAEFAVEMTYQKQKLLQETKEAINLKHDEFIANLTVEKVYQKQPFGWIKRVVLLTIMFSLFIYSLTTIEWGLANSETIAQTLKNLARMFDISWWTLFGTENSLGEMVPYSVIYLIWETIMIAAVGTFIGVIIALILGTLGSENVVNKYVAKIFVVIATVIRPIPSYLYAIILISLTGIGEFTGALALAIATAGMLSKYIREMFDDVDMNIVKTLAATGLTNGQKFRYGVLPQVNSGIMSWIIYRFEINIKEATLLGIVGAGHMGYVLQAYFNSGLFEDFGALLFGIIIVSLLLEWLSNVVRDKINYNRDPKTIHWLKKVIRRSEAPSYAINAKMLGQTTTDIAFNELKALYVLTNINIFRTAWKIKQAEKISWTKAYQLSYCQTFNIKADKTTDNLKELVKEHNDQYLKAIKKVKETRHYEITQIKLKQDNQIKQLKVKFKKDWKNNSKCKERWELWKQFRLDCQLVKATSKHKKLSHI; from the coding sequence ATGTTTCGTCGTAAACTAACCGCCCTTTCAGCAACAAAACCCCTTGTTATTAATCATCACCCTGTCTATCGCCCTAAGAAAATATTTTTCTGATCCTTATTTATAGTTATTGTAATCCTAGTTATTTTAGGATTCCAATTTATTAGTCCCGACTGAGGTGAATTTTTTACTAGTTTCACTGGGTTAGGAGAGCGAATTAAGGAATTATTACACTGGGATTTTAATTCTTTTAAAGAAATCCCGGCCATTGGCCAACAAAAAAGTTTCCTAGCGCGCTCATTTATTTCAATTTGAGATACAATCGTCATGGCGCTATCAGGAACTGTGATTGGAATTATTATTGCAGTACCAGTTTCAATTCTGGCCTCAAAAAATATTATCAATAACACCTTTTTCAATCGTTTTTGTAAAATCCTTCTAGCAATTTTCCGAACAATCCCTTCATTTGCGTATGCTTTAATTTTGGTTGGATTCTTTGGATTTAATAACTTAACTGTTTCAATTGCTGTCGCAATCTTTACTTTTGCGATTAGTGCGAAAATGCTATATGACAAAATTGAGCAAGTTAAAATGGCTCCTTTTGAAACAATGTTAGCAACCGGAGCAAATCGTTTCCGTTCATTTCGTGCCGCAATCTTACCACAAGTAATTCCGCATATTTTATCAACAGTTTTTTATGCCTTGGAAACTAACCTTCGCTATATTTCAATTATCGGGTTAGTGGCCAAAGTTGGAATTGGGAATTTAATCGACAATAATGCCCAATTACAGCAATGAGATCGTGTTGGTTGATTATTATTTCTATTAATTTTAACAATCGTTTGTTTAGAAATTTTAATCTATGTTTTACGAAAATGGGTTATTTTTGACCAAGATAAAATTTTAGACGAAAAAGAACGCAAAAAAATGTTAAATCCGACCCTTCGTCGAACACGAAAAAATAATTTATTATTTTATTATCATGAAATTATTCTTGCTGATTGAAAACTTAAAAAGAAAAATGTTTATCAACAATATCAGCAAAAAGCAATTACAAAAGAACAATTTATTATTGAAAAGCAAGCTTTAAAACTAGAGCGTCAAAATCTAATTGCCCAGGGAAAAAAAGACTACCTTGCACATTTAGAACTTGATCGTCAAAAATTTGCTGAAATTAAAGCTGCTTATCCAGCCACACCAAAAAAATGATTTATCTATAGTGAAAAAGTTGGACAATTAGTTCGCTATGATAAAGTCTATTTAGCAGAATTTGCAGTTGAAATGACTTATCAAAAACAAAAATTATTACAAGAAACAAAAGAAGCAATAAACTTAAAACATGATGAATTTATTGCCAACTTAACTGTTGAAAAAGTTTATCAAAAACAGCCATTTGGTTGAATTAAAAGAGTTGTTTTACTAACAATAATGTTTAGTTTATTTATCTATTCTTTAACAACAATTGAATGAGGATTAGCAAATTCGGAAACAATTGCCCAAACACTAAAAAACCTGGCCCGTATGTTCGATATTTCCTGATGAACCTTATTTGGGACAGAAAATAGCCTTGGTGAAATGGTTCCCTACTCAGTAATTTATTTAATTTGAGAGACAATTATGATTGCTGCCGTTGGGACTTTTATTGGAGTTATTATTGCCTTAATCTTAGGAACTTTGGGGTCGGAAAATGTTGTTAATAAATATGTCGCAAAAATCTTTGTTGTTATTGCAACTGTTATTCGTCCAATTCCATCATATTTATATGCTATTATTCTTATTTCCTTAACAGGTATTGGGGAATTTACTGGCGCATTAGCGTTAGCAATTGCAACAGCTGGAATGCTGTCAAAATATATTCGAGAAATGTTTGATGATGTTGACATGAATATTGTTAAAACATTAGCCGCAACTGGGTTAACAAACGGCCAAAAATTCCGTTATGGGGTTTTACCACAAGTTAATTCTGGAATTATGTCATGAATTATCTATCGTTTTGAAATTAATATTAAAGAAGCCACACTATTAGGAATTGTTGGAGCTGGACATATGGGATATGTCCTACAAGCATACTTTAACAGTGGATTATTCGAAGACTTTGGAGCATTACTATTTGGAATTATTATTGTCTCATTATTATTAGAGTGACTTTCAAACGTTGTTCGGGACAAAATTAACTATAACCGTGATCCCAAAACAATACATTGATTAAAAAAAGTAATTCGACGTTCAGAAGCCCCTAGTTATGCGATTAATGCCAAAATGCTTGGTCAAACAACAACAGATATTGCTTTTAATGAATTGAAAGCCTTGTATGTTTTAACAAACATCAATATTTTCCGAACAGCTTGAAAAATAAAACAAGCTGAAAAAATTAGTTGAACAAAAGCTTATCAATTAAGTTACTGTCAAACCTTTAATATTAAAGCTGATAAAACAACGGATAATTTAAAAGAACTTGTGAAAGAACATAATGACCAATATCTTAAGGCAATTAAAAAAGTGAAAGAAACTCGTCATTATGAAATAACACAAATCAAATTAAAACAAGATAATCAAATCAAACAATTAAAAGTAAAATTTAAAAAAGATTGAAAAAATAATAGTAAGTGTAAAGAACGCTGAGAATTATGGAAGCAATTCCGTCTTGATTGCCAATTAGTTAAGGCAACAAGTAAACATAAAAAATTAAGTCATATTTAA